The nucleotide window TGGGATGCCTATTCGGACCTATTAAGCCTGCTAAACGGAATATATTTGCTGTTGGAGCTTCACTTAGCAAATAGGCTTCACCAGCTAAAATCTCATTTTCACTCTTTTTATCTGGAACAGCATCCTCTTCTTTAACTACCCCGTTCAATCCATTATAAGCTGAAGTAGAACTGAACATTATTACCTGATCTGTTTGTCCTTTTAATAGTGCACCTAATTGTTTCAGCTTATGTTTATAGGTAGATCGCTCATCTCCCCGGCCAGGGGTAATCGAAATAATGATGCTATCAAAAAGTTGAAAATCGGGAAACTTTTCTTGGTCTTTAGACAGTTCCCACTGCACGGGTATGATCCCTTGTTTTTCAATTTCAGGAAAACGTTCTTTGGATCGAGTAGTACCCCAAACAGTATGACCTTTGTTTGATAGATAGTGCCCAAGTTGTGTACCTAACCAACCACAACCAACTATAAGTACTGAAGTTTGATGCTCATTCTTCATATTATCTTCACATAGATCTGCTAGTATTTAAAATTGTAGAACAAACTAGAGTTAAATTAGAGATGCCACAATCTAAAACTGGAATTTTATTAGTTAATCTTGGTTCACCTGATACTTATGAACCAGCCGATGTAAAAGTCTATCTTCGTGAATTTTTAATGGATAAACGAGTGATAGATGCTCCAGAAATCATCCGCAAAATGATTGTTGAAGGTGCAATTCTTCCGTTTAGGCCCAAAGAGTCGGCTGAAGCATATGAAAGCATTTGGTGGGAAGATGGTTCCCCCCTCATTGTAATAAGTGAAAGTGTAATCAGTAAACTAAAGAAACGTCTTGGGGATGATGTCCCTATTTCACTTGGAATGAGATATGGGAATCCATCTATCAAAAAAGGGGTGGATGACCTACTTGCTATGAATCCTGACTTAGAGGAAATCTTTTTAATTCCATTGTACCCTCAGTATGCGATGGCGACCTCAGAAACAGTGATTGAAAAGGCTAAAGATGTTATAGTTGAGCATTATCCTCATATAAAAATGAAGATCAAAGATGCATTCTACAACGACCCCCTTTATGTAAAAGCACTGGGTGAATCTATTCGTCCATATTTAACCGACGATTTAGACCATTTACTCTTCTCCTACCACGGTGTACCTGAGCGCCATATCAAGCGTCGGGATATCACCGGAGATCATTGCTTAAAGAATAAAGATTGTTGTAATGTGGCCTCCCCGGCTCATACGTTCTGTTACCGTCATCAAGATATTATGACGACCAAAAATGCAGCAGAGTATCTCAAATTGG belongs to Balneola vulgaris DSM 17893 and includes:
- a CDS encoding 2-dehydropantoate 2-reductase N-terminal domain-containing protein; this encodes MKNEHQTSVLIVGCGWLGTQLGHYLSNKGHTVWGTTRSKERFPEIEKQGIIPVQWELSKDQEKFPDFQLFDSIIISITPGRGDERSTYKHKLKQLGALLKGQTDQVIMFSSTSAYNGLNGVVKEEDAVPDKKSENEILAGEAYLLSEAPTANIFRLAGLIGPNRHPIKYLAGRTGIINGEAPVNLIHSDDIIRMVEKAISNRITQEIVNVCSPHHPTKSVYYSEVAQKLNLELPEFKKGGSKEKCVDGNKITQLLSIEYKIVDLLDLELNFLT
- the hemH gene encoding ferrochelatase, with the translated sequence MPQSKTGILLVNLGSPDTYEPADVKVYLREFLMDKRVIDAPEIIRKMIVEGAILPFRPKESAEAYESIWWEDGSPLIVISESVISKLKKRLGDDVPISLGMRYGNPSIKKGVDDLLAMNPDLEEIFLIPLYPQYAMATSETVIEKAKDVIVEHYPHIKMKIKDAFYNDPLYVKALGESIRPYLTDDLDHLLFSYHGVPERHIKRRDITGDHCLKNKDCCNVASPAHTFCYRHQDIMTTKNAAEYLKLDDMDFTYSVAFQSKLGVDPWLTPATDKELERLAEEGKKKVAVACPAFISDCIETLEEIGIRGEEEFQEAGGEELVLIPCLNDNDLWIDALEKWCTLVLEDAYEASLITTS